In the genome of Chryseobacterium arthrosphaerae, one region contains:
- a CDS encoding DUF1569 domain-containing protein has protein sequence MVKKSLNNSIHYKEITDRISRLNENSPAKWGKMNVCQMFKHCDLVLQVALQKIELPEINFFLETIGIVTKLEMYVFNNGIPRNMPTFQKLIVNFECDFDESKTNLLKTLEEFRAACHNGKLPNRHRLFGNMTEKDWEFLEYKHLDHHLKQFSV, from the coding sequence TTGGTAAAGAAAAGCCTTAATAATTCTATACATTACAAGGAAATCACAGACAGGATTTCCAGACTGAACGAAAATTCTCCCGCAAAATGGGGGAAAATGAACGTATGCCAGATGTTTAAGCATTGTGATCTGGTGTTGCAGGTCGCCTTACAGAAGATTGAACTTCCGGAGATTAATTTCTTTCTGGAGACCATAGGAATCGTTACAAAACTGGAAATGTATGTCTTCAATAACGGAATTCCGAGAAACATGCCTACTTTTCAAAAACTAATCGTTAATTTTGAGTGTGATTTTGATGAATCAAAAACCAATCTGCTGAAGACGCTGGAGGAGTTTAGGGCTGCCTGTCATAACGGAAAACTGCCTAACCGCCACAGATTATTCGGAAACATGACTGAAAAAGACTGGGAATTTTTAGAATATAAACATCTTGATCATCATTTAAAACAGTTTAGTGTATGA
- a CDS encoding Crp/Fnr family transcriptional regulator produces the protein MKNINNYLAKVLNVPLQNVNTCSLHYEVKKIPKNQFLLQYGEICRHIFFVEKGLLKMYSIDKNGKEHIIQFAPESWLISDRSSLYFNEKSIYYIEAVEDSEVLFLHPDFFNKLVEQFPNSIERSDFLLQKHIRSLQNRINSLLGETAEERYMKFIKMYPDLLLRVPQWMIASYLGITPESLSRVRKELARKNFVPDNK, from the coding sequence ATGAAGAATATCAATAATTATTTAGCCAAAGTTTTAAACGTTCCGCTTCAGAATGTCAACACATGCAGCTTGCATTATGAAGTAAAAAAGATTCCTAAAAATCAGTTTCTTTTACAGTATGGTGAAATCTGCAGGCATATATTCTTTGTAGAAAAAGGGCTTTTAAAAATGTATTCGATAGACAAGAACGGGAAAGAGCATATCATACAGTTTGCTCCTGAGAGCTGGCTGATCTCTGACCGTAGCAGCCTTTACTTCAATGAGAAATCGATTTACTATATAGAAGCCGTTGAGGATTCAGAAGTTCTGTTTCTGCACCCTGATTTCTTCAACAAGCTGGTAGAGCAGTTTCCGAACAGTATAGAAAGAAGTGATTTCCTGCTTCAGAAGCACATCAGAAGTCTTCAGAACAGGATCAATTCCTTATTGGGAGAAACCGCAGAGGAAAGGTATATGAAATTCATTAAAATGTACCCGGATCTGCTGCTGAGAGTTCCGCAATGGATGATTGCTTCTTATCTGGGAATTACTCCCGAAAGTTTAAGCCGTGTAAGAAAAGAGCTGGCAAGGAAAAATTTCGTTCCGGACAATAAGTAG
- the ytxJ gene encoding bacillithiol system redox-active protein YtxJ: MSFFDKIFGGKSESPDQKPFWKKIESEEDLARAIEDSHHHKIAVFKHSTSCFISRTVLKNFEKEVEHSEQPVALYYLDLLAYRPISNKIAEDFGIRHESPQLIVIENGKPVNSASHQDISLSQIVS, from the coding sequence ATGAGTTTTTTTGATAAAATATTCGGTGGAAAAAGTGAATCCCCTGATCAAAAACCGTTTTGGAAAAAAATAGAATCTGAAGAAGATCTAGCCAGAGCCATTGAAGATTCGCACCATCATAAAATAGCCGTATTTAAGCATTCTACAAGTTGCTTTATCAGCAGAACGGTATTGAAGAATTTTGAAAAGGAAGTGGAGCATTCAGAACAGCCTGTAGCATTGTACTACCTTGATCTGTTGGCTTACAGACCTATTTCCAATAAAATTGCTGAAGATTTCGGGATCAGACATGAAAGCCCGCAATTGATTGTTATAGAGAACGGAAAGCCCGTCAACAGCGCTTCACATCAGGACATTTCTTTAAGCCAGATCGTATCATGA